From a region of the Labrus mixtus chromosome 5, fLabMix1.1, whole genome shotgun sequence genome:
- the zgc:112294 gene encoding transmembrane protein 17A isoform X2: MPVFYSPVPENLQLGLSYMGGSVFTNNRTADSDFSREQEDANVVNELVSHLPLQMMLYFNMFYFPCWWFSAVFMLEVKALLITGMILLTVIEVVRLYLGYIGNLKEKVPELAAFWLLSFLFQLPVLLFFVTDEGIIILPLERAVHSLYLLFLFAEILASFLALRTMTRKLTLLFHLRQFGKVQSFQHAGMSPVYGIPYHRSVLPVSSAHDMFN; this comes from the exons ATGCCTGTGTTTTACTCACCTGTTCCAGAGAACCTGCAGTTGGGCCTGAGCTACATGGGAGGCTCGGTGTTCACCAACAACAGGACGGCAGACAGCGACTTCAGCAGGGAACAGGAGGACGCCAATG TGGTCAATGAGCTTGTTTCTCATCTTCCCCTGCAGATGATGCTTTACTTCAACATGTTCTATTTTCCCTGCTGGtggttttctgctgttttcatgttGGAAGTGAAG GCTCTGCTCATCACTGGTATGATCCTCCTCACAGTCATTGAGGTGGTCCGGCTTTATCTCGGCTACATTGGCAACCTTAAAGAGAAG GTGCCAGAGCTGGCAGCTTTCTGGCTCCTGTCTTTCTTGTTCCAGCTGCCAGTGCTGCTGTTCTTCGTGACTGATGAAGGAATTATCATCCTGCCACTGGAGAGAGCTGTCCACTCCCTCTACCTCCTCTTCCTATTTGCAGAGATCCTGGCCTCCTTTCTGGCGCTGAGGACCATGACACGAAAACTCACCCTGCTCTTCCATCTGCGCCAGTTTGGCAAGGTGCAGAGCTTTCAGCATGCAGGGATGAGCCCTGTGTATGGGATTCCATACCATCGCAGCGTGCTGCCTGTTTCATCAGCACATGATATGTTCAACTAA
- the zgc:112294 gene encoding transmembrane protein 17A isoform X1 has product MPVFYSPVPENLQLGLSYMGGSVFTNNRTADSDFSREQEDANVVNELVSHLPLQMMLYFNMFYFPCWWFSAVFMLEVKFYYLPGYYQALLITGMILLTVIEVVRLYLGYIGNLKEKVPELAAFWLLSFLFQLPVLLFFVTDEGIIILPLERAVHSLYLLFLFAEILASFLALRTMTRKLTLLFHLRQFGKVQSFQHAGMSPVYGIPYHRSVLPVSSAHDMFN; this is encoded by the exons ATGCCTGTGTTTTACTCACCTGTTCCAGAGAACCTGCAGTTGGGCCTGAGCTACATGGGAGGCTCGGTGTTCACCAACAACAGGACGGCAGACAGCGACTTCAGCAGGGAACAGGAGGACGCCAATG TGGTCAATGAGCTTGTTTCTCATCTTCCCCTGCAGATGATGCTTTACTTCAACATGTTCTATTTTCCCTGCTGGtggttttctgctgttttcatgttGGAAGTGAAG TTCTATTATCTTCCGGGGTACTACCAGGCTCTGCTCATCACTGGTATGATCCTCCTCACAGTCATTGAGGTGGTCCGGCTTTATCTCGGCTACATTGGCAACCTTAAAGAGAAG GTGCCAGAGCTGGCAGCTTTCTGGCTCCTGTCTTTCTTGTTCCAGCTGCCAGTGCTGCTGTTCTTCGTGACTGATGAAGGAATTATCATCCTGCCACTGGAGAGAGCTGTCCACTCCCTCTACCTCCTCTTCCTATTTGCAGAGATCCTGGCCTCCTTTCTGGCGCTGAGGACCATGACACGAAAACTCACCCTGCTCTTCCATCTGCGCCAGTTTGGCAAGGTGCAGAGCTTTCAGCATGCAGGGATGAGCCCTGTGTATGGGATTCCATACCATCGCAGCGTGCTGCCTGTTTCATCAGCACATGATATGTTCAACTAA
- the selenoe gene encoding selenoprotein e, translating into MWAYLVLALALAVTATDIKNDTAVEEKLVIARGKLMAPSVVGUGIKKMPELHHFLLERSALYHNLEYDSSEEKNPRLIFYNEKDEVVKTVPVKKMKADEISSLLESLGFYKRSQKGEEVPEEFQHFPLRAIKDEL; encoded by the exons ATGTGGGCCTACTTGGTGCTCGCTCTGGCCCTTGCTGTTACTGCAACAGATATTAAAAATGACACAGCGGTTGAAGAAAAGCTTGTGATAGCCAGAGGGAAACTGATg GCTCCCAGTGTGGTCGGATGAGGCATAAAGAAAATGCCAGAGCTCCATCATTTCCTCCTGGAGCGCTCGGCTTTATA CCACAATTTGGAGTACGATTCATCGGAGGAGAAGAATCCCCGTCTGATCTTCTATAATGAAAAAGATGAGGTGGTAAAG ACTGTTCCAGTGAAGAAGATGAAGGCAGACGAGATCAGCAGCCTGTTAGAATCACTCGGTTTCTACAAGAGGTCCCAGAAAGGGGAAGAGGTGCCAGAGGAGTTCCAGCACTTTCCCCTGCGTGCTATCAAGGACGAGCTGTGA